The nucleotide sequence TAAAAGCCGATGGCCCCGCGGGCCACCTCGGCCCAGTCCTCGAGCTCGTAAAGGGCTGCGAGGCGGATCAGAAGCTCCGCCGCGGCGGAGTTCCCCCCCGGATAAGGCCCGTCGAAGGCGTCCTTGGCCTTCAAGGGGAGCCCCTTGCTCGCGGGGGAGTCGAAGAAACCTCCCTGAGGGTCGCGGAAGTGGGTCAGGATGCCCTCGGCGAGCGTTCGGGCGGCCTCGAGCCACTCCATCTCCCCGGTCGCCTGGTAGAGTTCCAGCAGCCCCAGCCCGTAGCCCGCCTGATCGGAGAGGTAGGCCTCGGGGCGCAGCTTCCCTGCCCGCCAAGAGTGCCGCAGCAGCCCGTCCTTTAGCATGCTCCTCAGCACGAAGCGGGCGTTGGCTCGAGCGGCTTCGAGGTAGACCTCCTTTTGCAGTATGCGGCCTGCCTCGGCGAAGGCACGTAAAGCGAGCCCGTTCCAGTCGGCCAGGATCTTGTCGTCGGTAAGGGGGGGGACGCGCCTTTTGCGACGCTCGTAGAGGCGGGTTCGCACGCTTTCTACCCACTCCGAATAGGCGCGAGGGCTCAGGCCCAAGGCCTCACGTAGAGCTTCGTCGGGGAAGCGGCGCTCGAGCACGTTCACCCCATCCCAGTTCCCCGCCTCCGACACCCCGAATAGCCGGGTGGCCGCCTCGGCGTCATGGCCTAGCACCTCGCGGAACTCGGCCTCGCTCCAAACGTAGAACTTTCCCTCCACCCCTTCCGAGTCCGCGTCCTGGGCCGAATAAAATCCGCCCTCCGGATGCCGCATCTCGTGCAGCAAGTAACCTAAAGTCTCCTCGGCTACCTGGCGGTAACGCTCCTTGCCGAAGAGCTTGTAGCCTCCCAGGTAGATCCGGGCTAGCTGGGCGTTGTCGTAGAGCATCTTTTCGAAGTGGGGTACCCGCCAGATGCCGTCCACGGTGTAGCGGTGAAACCCCCCGCCGACTTGGTCGTAGATGCCTCCTTGGGCCATCTTGTCGAGGGTGAGCTCGAGCATGCTCCCGCTCAGCGGGTTGCCTTGCCAGGCCAAGGCCAAAAG is from Meiothermus sp. Pnk-1 and encodes:
- a CDS encoding thioredoxin domain-containing protein, which translates into the protein MANRLALETSPYLLQHAHNPVDWFPWGEEAFAKAKAEDKPIFLSVGYATCHWCHVMERESFEDPRIAQLLNEAFVPIKVDREELPDVDHVYMMALQALTGSGGWPMNLFLTPDLKPFYGGTYFPPEDRAGLPSFARVLSTVAATWRNRRREVQSSAEELTQHLQRLLVPKGGLLPQNLHAQALGELARVHDPIHGGFGGAPKFPQSPVLIYLLALAWQGNPLSGSMLELTLDKMAQGGIYDQVGGGFHRYTVDGIWRVPHFEKMLYDNAQLARIYLGGYKLFGKERYRQVAEETLGYLLHEMRHPEGGFYSAQDADSEGVEGKFYVWSEAEFREVLGHDAEAATRLFGVSEAGNWDGVNVLERRFPDEALREALGLSPRAYSEWVESVRTRLYERRKRRVPPLTDDKILADWNGLALRAFAEAGRILQKEVYLEAARANARFVLRSMLKDGLLRHSWRAGKLRPEAYLSDQAGYGLGLLELYQATGEMEWLEAARTLAEGILTHFRDPQGGFFDSPASKGLPLKAKDAFDGPYPGGNSAAAELLIRLAALYELEDWAEVARGAIGFYTQDLARSPSALPGLLLAHLLDTEGTELALPMPSSLAREAQALFLPLTTLAIGQPGELPVLRERAVGRAYVCRRGACRLPVDGLEALREELRAIYPEARS